From the Vibrio algarum genome, one window contains:
- the moeA gene encoding molybdopterin molybdotransferase MoeA, with protein MGCCDAPGLMPINDAIEQMLSSITAVKSTQSLSLEKTVGFVLAQDVLSPINVPPFDNSAMDGYAIKRNDLKATNILPLSGKSFAGQPFEGEWPNGTCIRIMTGAKIPQGCDAVVMQEDTTVTDSGIQFNGMDIKEGNNIRPIGDDIHTNDIVLKKGTRLTPRDIPMIASLGISHLTVFNKPKVAFFSTGDELRPLGETLAEGQIYDSNRYGLKILLDKFGCEAIDLGIIPDVPAQLRETFNLAQEQADVVITSGGVSVGEADYTKDILDELGSVSFWKIAIKPGKPFAFGQLEKAWFCGLPGNPVSAALTTYVLVQPLLAKLAGESDWQPPQSIPATTQSSFKKKPGRTDYQRGVYTVKNGKFEVESAGNQSSGAFTSMSVANCFVILEHERGRVEVGETVQIQPFNHTQY; from the coding sequence ATGGGATGTTGTGATGCTCCTGGCCTAATGCCAATCAATGATGCTATAGAACAGATGCTTTCAAGTATTACTGCTGTCAAGTCTACTCAATCCCTTTCATTAGAAAAAACCGTCGGGTTTGTTTTAGCGCAAGATGTTCTATCCCCTATTAATGTTCCTCCATTTGATAATTCAGCAATGGACGGCTACGCAATCAAGCGCAACGACCTTAAAGCAACCAACATTTTGCCACTATCAGGAAAATCATTCGCAGGGCAACCCTTTGAAGGAGAGTGGCCCAACGGAACATGCATTCGAATAATGACGGGTGCAAAAATCCCTCAAGGGTGTGACGCTGTTGTAATGCAAGAAGACACAACAGTGACCGATAGCGGTATTCAGTTTAATGGTATGGACATCAAAGAAGGTAATAATATTCGCCCTATAGGTGACGATATACATACCAATGATATCGTACTGAAAAAAGGTACTCGCCTGACACCTAGAGACATTCCAATGATTGCCTCGCTAGGGATCAGTCATTTAACCGTATTTAACAAACCCAAAGTTGCCTTCTTTTCCACAGGTGATGAGCTTCGACCATTGGGTGAAACACTAGCAGAAGGGCAAATATACGATAGTAATCGCTATGGGCTAAAAATCCTTCTGGACAAGTTTGGTTGCGAGGCTATCGATCTCGGCATCATTCCCGACGTCCCAGCGCAACTCCGAGAAACGTTTAACCTTGCTCAAGAACAGGCCGATGTGGTGATAACCTCCGGTGGTGTCAGTGTTGGTGAGGCCGATTATACGAAAGACATTCTAGACGAACTGGGCTCTGTTAGTTTTTGGAAAATAGCCATCAAGCCAGGCAAGCCTTTTGCTTTTGGTCAGCTAGAAAAAGCATGGTTCTGTGGACTACCAGGAAACCCAGTATCAGCAGCACTAACAACTTATGTTTTAGTGCAACCTCTGTTAGCAAAATTAGCAGGAGAGTCTGATTGGCAGCCACCGCAATCTATACCTGCGACAACACAATCAAGCTTTAAGAAAAAACCTGGAAGAACAGACTATCAGCGTGGGGTTTACACTGTAAAGAATGGAAAATTCGAGGTCGAAAGTGCAGGAAACCAAAGCTCTGGAGCATTTACTTCAATGAGTGTCGCTAACTGCTTTGTGATTTTGGAGCATGAAAGAGGCCGTGTTGAAGTTGGTGAAACCGTGCAAATTCAGCCTTTTAATCACACTCAATACTAA
- the folE gene encoding GTP cyclohydrolase I FolE codes for MSGISESAQLVKDALEQRGLETPMLPDQVSREEKKERIEYHMSEVLKLLALDLNDDSLEETPARIAKMYVDEVFSGLDYKNFPKITVIENKMNVSEMVRVKDITVTSTCEHHLVTIDGKAAVAYIPRGKIIGLSKINRIVRFFAQRPQVQERMTQQILVALQTLLESDDVAVTMDATHYCVKSRGVMDATSETTTTALGGIFKSNSATRHEFLSGLR; via the coding sequence ATGTCGGGGATTAGCGAATCAGCACAATTAGTAAAAGATGCGCTAGAGCAGAGAGGACTCGAAACTCCAATGCTGCCTGATCAGGTAAGCCGAGAAGAGAAGAAAGAGCGTATCGAATATCATATGAGCGAAGTACTTAAGTTGCTCGCGCTTGACCTTAATGATGATAGTTTAGAAGAAACTCCAGCTCGCATAGCGAAAATGTATGTAGATGAAGTCTTTTCTGGTTTGGACTATAAGAATTTCCCTAAGATCACGGTGATAGAAAATAAAATGAATGTAAGTGAAATGGTAAGGGTAAAAGATATTACCGTCACTAGCACTTGCGAACATCACCTTGTTACTATCGATGGAAAAGCCGCTGTGGCATATATTCCCCGGGGTAAGATAATAGGTCTATCTAAAATTAATCGTATTGTGCGATTTTTTGCACAACGTCCTCAGGTTCAAGAGCGAATGACCCAACAGATATTAGTGGCTTTGCAAACGTTACTAGAATCGGATGATGTTGCAGTTACCATGGATGCCACGCACTATTGTGTGAAATCTCGTGGAGTGATGGACGCAACTAGCGAAACCACAACGACGGCATTGGGTGGGATATTTAAATCAAATTCGGCCACAAGACACGAGTTTTTATCGGGTTTAAGATAA